In Enterobacter sp. 638, a single window of DNA contains:
- the marB gene encoding multiple antibiotic resistance protein MarB has translation MKTIASAALTLLVLVSGQTFAEQTTHANQQNSRTAIVLPTAHEQSPFDFNHMGAGSDKSDELGVPYYNQR, from the coding sequence ATGAAAACTATCGCCTCCGCCGCCCTCACCTTACTGGTGCTGGTCTCCGGCCAGACTTTTGCGGAGCAAACCACTCACGCTAACCAGCAGAACAGTCGCACCGCGATCGTTCTGCCAACCGCACACGAACAATCGCCTTTTGATTTTAATCATATGGGTGCGGGCAGCGACAAATCCGACGAATTAGGCGTGCCGTATTACAATCAGCGCTAA
- the marA gene encoding MDR efflux pump AcrAB transcriptional activator MarA — MSRRNNDAITIHSILDWIEDNLESPLSLEKVSERSGYSKWHLQRMFKKETGHSLGQYIRSRKLTEIAQKLKESNEPILYLAERYGFESQQTLTRTFKNYFDVPPHKYRITSMPGESRYLLPLTNCHC, encoded by the coding sequence ATGTCCAGACGCAATAATGACGCCATCACTATTCATAGCATTTTGGACTGGATCGAAGATAACCTGGAATCGCCGCTCTCACTTGAAAAGGTGTCCGAGCGTTCAGGTTACTCAAAATGGCACCTGCAACGGATGTTCAAAAAAGAGACCGGTCATTCATTAGGTCAATACATTCGCAGCCGCAAGCTGACGGAAATTGCTCAGAAGCTGAAAGAGAGCAACGAACCGATCCTGTATCTGGCAGAACGCTATGGGTTTGAATCGCAACAAACCTTGACCCGCACGTTCAAGAACTATTTCGACGTGCCACCGCATAAGTATCGCATCACCAGTATGCCTGGTGAGTCCCGATACCTGCTACCGCTAACGAACTGTCATTGCTAA